In the genome of Pediococcus claussenii ATCC BAA-344, one region contains:
- the ribF gene encoding riboflavin biosynthesis protein RibF produces MKTIYLHYPYDKTIIPEDKVVLALGFFDGVHRGHQSVIRTAKDIANQKQIKLAAMTFNHHPSVVFDQRTNSPENSLSYITSVVRKAKLMEDLGVNILYVADFTSSFANQSANQFIDNYIVGLNAEIVVAGFDYTFGPIDKANMDILPTLSRGRFDVVKVKKLKVDGEKASSSRIRSLIAIGNIDEANVLLGYPFETHGIVVHGEARGRTLGYPTANIISSENQVVLGIGIYVVEIKIGSEWYQGMASVGKNVTFGKNRKVTTEINILDFKREIYGEEVDIKWYNRIRGEEMFTSAEELVNQLQKDEVATRSFFKKI; encoded by the coding sequence ATGAAAACAATATACTTACATTACCCATATGATAAAACCATAATTCCAGAAGATAAGGTTGTTTTGGCATTAGGATTTTTTGATGGTGTTCACAGAGGACACCAGAGTGTAATCCGAACAGCAAAGGATATTGCCAACCAAAAGCAAATAAAATTAGCAGCTATGACCTTTAACCATCACCCTTCAGTGGTTTTCGATCAAAGAACGAATTCACCGGAGAATAGTTTATCATATATTACCTCTGTTGTTAGGAAGGCCAAGTTGATGGAAGATCTTGGTGTAAATATCTTATATGTAGCGGATTTTACTTCATCTTTTGCAAACCAATCGGCCAATCAATTTATTGATAATTACATTGTAGGACTTAATGCTGAAATTGTAGTTGCTGGATTCGATTATACGTTTGGACCAATTGATAAGGCAAATATGGATATTTTGCCAACACTTTCCCGAGGTCGTTTTGATGTTGTGAAAGTTAAAAAATTAAAAGTTGATGGAGAAAAAGCTAGTTCGAGTCGGATTAGATCCTTAATTGCAATTGGAAATATTGATGAAGCAAATGTATTATTGGGCTACCCTTTTGAAACACACGGTATTGTGGTACATGGTGAGGCAAGAGGAAGAACATTAGGTTATCCAACCGCCAATATTATTTCAAGCGAAAATCAAGTCGTATTAGGAATTGGAATATATGTTGTAGAAATAAAAATTGGATCTGAGTGGTATCAAGGTATGGCTTCGGTTGGGAAAAATGTAACTTTTGGAAAAAATCGAAAAGTTACAACCGAAATAAATATTTTAGATTTTAAACGCGAAATTTATGGTGAAGAGGTTGATATCAAATGGTATAACCGAATTCGTGGAGAAGAAATGTTTACCAGTGCAGAGGAGTTAGTGAATCAATTGCAAAAAGATGAGGTGGCAACTAGGTCATTTTTTAAAAAGATCTAA
- the dnaK gene encoding molecular chaperone DnaK produces the protein MASNKIIGIDLGTTNSAVAVMEGDKPKIITNPEGARTTPSVVSFKNGETQVGEVAKRQAITNPDTIASIKRHMGEEGYKVTVDGKSYTPQEVSAMILGYIRGFAEDYLGEEVDQAVITVPAYFNDAQRQATKDAGKIAGLDVKRIINEPTAASLAYGLDQTDKDEKILVYDLGGGTFDVSVLELGDGVFQVLSTNGDTNLGGDDFDQKIIDWLVDEFKKENGIDLGKDKMALQRLKDAAEKAKKDLSGVTEAQISLPFISAGENGPLHLEKTLSRAQFDQMTSDLVARTKTPVDNALKDAGLSASDIDEVILNGGSTRIPAVQEAVKNWTGKEPNHSINPDEAVAIGAAIQGGVLTGDVKDVVLLDVTPLSLGIETMGGVFTQLIERNTTIPTSKSQVFSTAADNQPAVDIHVLQGERPMAADNKTLGRFQLTDIPPAPRGIPQIEVKFDIDKNGIVNVSATDKGTGKAQKITIQSSTGLSDEEIDRMMKEAKENEEADKKRKEEVDLRNEVDQLIFTTDKTLKELEGKVSEDEIKKAKDAEEALKKAQADNNLEEMKAKKDDLNKIVQDLSVKLYQQAQDAQQAQADPNASADATGNTGKDTDGNTVNGDFEEVDPDKDNNK, from the coding sequence ATGGCAAGTAACAAGATTATTGGTATTGATTTAGGTACTACAAATTCTGCTGTTGCAGTTATGGAGGGTGATAAGCCAAAGATTATTACTAATCCAGAAGGTGCCCGTACAACTCCTTCAGTTGTTTCATTTAAAAATGGAGAAACACAAGTTGGGGAGGTGGCAAAACGACAAGCAATAACAAATCCAGATACAATTGCATCGATTAAACGTCACATGGGTGAAGAAGGATACAAAGTAACTGTTGATGGTAAGTCTTATACACCACAAGAAGTTTCTGCAATGATTTTAGGATATATTCGAGGATTTGCAGAAGACTATTTAGGCGAAGAGGTTGATCAGGCAGTTATTACTGTTCCTGCGTATTTCAATGATGCTCAGCGTCAGGCTACTAAAGATGCTGGTAAGATTGCCGGTTTAGATGTAAAGCGAATTATTAACGAACCTACTGCAGCTTCACTTGCGTACGGGCTGGACCAAACTGATAAGGATGAAAAAATCTTGGTTTATGACCTCGGTGGTGGTACTTTTGATGTTTCTGTCCTTGAATTAGGCGATGGCGTATTCCAAGTACTTTCAACTAATGGTGACACCAATCTTGGTGGTGATGATTTTGATCAAAAGATTATTGATTGGTTAGTAGATGAGTTTAAGAAAGAAAATGGAATTGATTTAGGCAAAGACAAGATGGCACTTCAACGCTTGAAGGATGCCGCTGAAAAAGCTAAGAAGGATCTCTCGGGTGTTACTGAGGCTCAAATTAGCTTGCCATTTATTTCGGCTGGTGAAAACGGACCACTTCATTTGGAAAAAACACTAAGCCGTGCGCAGTTTGATCAAATGACTTCAGACTTAGTTGCCCGTACAAAGACACCAGTCGACAATGCTTTGAAGGATGCCGGATTGTCAGCTTCTGATATTGATGAAGTTATTTTAAACGGTGGTTCAACACGTATTCCAGCCGTTCAGGAAGCTGTTAAAAATTGGACGGGTAAAGAACCAAACCATTCAATTAACCCTGATGAAGCCGTTGCAATTGGTGCTGCAATTCAAGGTGGGGTTTTAACTGGCGACGTTAAAGATGTTGTTTTACTTGATGTAACTCCTCTTTCATTGGGGATTGAAACAATGGGCGGTGTGTTTACACAATTAATTGAACGTAACACAACCATTCCAACAAGTAAGTCACAGGTATTTTCTACCGCTGCCGACAACCAGCCTGCTGTTGATATTCATGTTTTACAAGGTGAACGTCCAATGGCTGCTGATAATAAAACACTTGGAAGATTCCAACTTACGGATATTCCACCTGCACCACGTGGAATTCCTCAAATTGAAGTTAAATTTGATATTGATAAGAACGGTATTGTAAACGTATCTGCAACTGACAAGGGAACAGGTAAAGCACAAAAGATTACTATTCAAAGCTCCACTGGTTTATCAGATGAAGAAATTGATCGAATGATGAAAGAAGCCAAGGAAAATGAAGAGGCTGATAAGAAGCGTAAAGAAGAAGTAGATTTACGTAATGAAGTTGATCAATTAATCTTTACAACTGATAAGACTCTTAAGGAACTTGAAGGTAAAGTTTCTGAGGATGAAATCAAGAAGGCCAAGGATGCTGAAGAAGCACTTAAGAAGGCCCAAGCTGACAATAACCTTGAAGAAATGAAGGCTAAGAAAGACGATTTGAATAAGATTGTTCAAGATCTTTCTGTAAAGCTTTACCAGCAAGCACAGGATGCACAACAAGCTCAGGCTGATCCAAATGCTAGCGCAGATGCAACTGGTAATACCGGAAAAGATACTGATGGCAATACCGTAAATGGTGATTTTGAGGAAGTTGATCCAGATAAAGACAATAACAAATAA
- the hrcA gene encoding heat-inducible transcriptional repressor HrcA has translation MTLTKRELMILELIVRKYTENGQPVGSKALVDTLPIHVSSATIRNDMVKLEEAGLIEKTHSSSGRVPSREGYRYYVDHLMRPVSADQSELATIKSSFDQSFRRIDDIVKISADMLSQMTNYTALSLKPNQVATTIDGFRLVPLGSSRVMLILATSNGEASTQQFSIPPELQGEELEKVVHLMNDRLVGKSLAQAYQLIHSDLPVILSKYLHNKLGVVDVFSDMISRNAEDQFFVGGKLNILNFSDPKNLESVRKVFGILNTQDALSDLLSNDEHGVNVRIGNEISDSVLQDYSLITASYDIGTYGQGLIAILGPTSMQYSKMLGIVDVFRAQLSSKMLEYYKNLDGS, from the coding sequence ATTACGCTAACTAAACGTGAATTGATGATTTTAGAGTTGATTGTTCGTAAATATACGGAGAATGGCCAACCAGTTGGATCGAAGGCATTAGTGGATACTCTTCCGATTCATGTAAGTTCAGCCACGATTAGAAACGATATGGTTAAGCTTGAAGAAGCTGGGTTAATTGAAAAAACGCATTCTTCGTCTGGGAGGGTTCCATCCAGAGAGGGATATCGATACTATGTTGATCATTTAATGAGACCGGTATCGGCCGATCAGAGTGAACTTGCAACAATAAAGAGTTCGTTTGACCAGAGTTTTAGACGTATCGATGATATCGTAAAAATCTCCGCAGATATGTTATCACAAATGACTAATTATACGGCATTATCTTTAAAACCTAATCAGGTTGCAACGACGATTGATGGATTTAGACTTGTTCCCTTAGGCTCAAGTCGCGTGATGTTAATCTTAGCAACCAGCAATGGTGAAGCCTCAACTCAGCAGTTTTCAATACCTCCAGAATTACAAGGTGAGGAGCTTGAAAAGGTTGTTCATCTTATGAACGATAGATTGGTTGGCAAAAGCTTAGCTCAGGCCTATCAATTAATTCATTCGGATTTACCTGTAATACTCAGTAAATATTTGCATAATAAGCTCGGAGTTGTTGATGTTTTTTCAGATATGATTAGTCGCAATGCTGAAGATCAGTTCTTTGTGGGGGGAAAGTTGAATATTTTGAACTTTTCTGACCCCAAGAATTTAGAATCAGTACGTAAAGTATTTGGTATTCTTAATACACAAGATGCGTTGTCTGATTTACTGTCAAATGATGAGCACGGAGTTAATGTTAGAATTGGTAATGAGATTAGTGACTCTGTTTTACAGGATTATAGTTTAATTACTGCTTCGTATGATATTGGGACATATGGGCAAGGGTTAATTGCCATACTTGGACCAACTAGTATGCAATATTCTAAGATGCTCGGAATCGTTGATGTTTTTAGAGCACAACTATCTAGCAAAATGTTAGAGTATTATAAAAACTTAGATGGAAGTTAG
- the grpE gene encoding nucleotide exchange factor GrpE has product MEVRSDFVADKDDIKDSEVSEEKTVVADRDESSDTDKVVQDDSDEAKKNNEADSELQSQLDEINDKYMRAQAEIVNMQRRNEKEQANLVKYDGQKLAKSILPVMDNLERALLIEVTDENGTQLKKGIEMVQNHLANALTENGIKEIGTVGSIFDPNEEQAVQTVEKSKEYATDTVVQVLQKGYKLKDRVLRPAMVVVAQ; this is encoded by the coding sequence ATGGAAGTTAGGAGTGATTTTGTGGCTGATAAGGATGATATAAAAGATTCAGAAGTATCAGAAGAAAAAACAGTGGTGGCTGACCGTGATGAATCATCAGATACCGATAAAGTTGTGCAAGACGACTCCGATGAAGCTAAAAAAAATAATGAGGCTGATTCAGAATTACAGTCGCAACTTGATGAGATAAATGACAAATACATGCGTGCTCAGGCTGAGATTGTTAATATGCAACGTCGAAACGAGAAAGAGCAAGCGAATTTAGTTAAGTATGATGGTCAAAAATTAGCTAAATCCATTTTGCCAGTGATGGATAATTTGGAAAGGGCATTATTAATTGAGGTAACTGATGAAAATGGTACTCAATTGAAAAAGGGAATCGAAATGGTCCAAAACCATCTGGCTAATGCTTTAACTGAAAATGGTATTAAAGAAATTGGTACAGTTGGCTCTATTTTTGATCCTAATGAAGAGCAGGCAGTGCAAACTGTTGAAAAGTCAAAAGAATATGCAACAGATACGGTTGTGCAGGTTCTTCAAAAAGGGTACAAGCTAAAAGATCGTGTTTTAAGACCTGCGATGGTTGTCGTCGCTCAATAA
- the rbfA gene encoding 30S ribosome-binding factor RbfA produces MARQYRSDRLSQEIEKEVSDILRRKVRDPRLEGITITGVEVTGDLQQAKIFYSILSDQASDDQKTKDGLKKATGLIRSELGSRLSIYKTPEISFLRDESVQYGDHIDQLLNKLNKK; encoded by the coding sequence ATGGCACGACAATATCGATCTGATCGTCTTTCCCAGGAAATCGAAAAAGAAGTTAGCGACATTTTACGTAGAAAAGTTCGTGATCCGCGTTTAGAAGGTATAACTATAACTGGCGTTGAAGTTACTGGTGATTTACAACAAGCTAAAATTTTCTATAGTATTTTGTCTGATCAGGCTTCTGATGATCAAAAAACAAAAGACGGGTTAAAAAAGGCAACTGGTTTAATCCGAAGTGAATTAGGTAGTAGGTTATCAATCTACAAAACACCTGAGATTAGTTTTTTGAGAGATGAATCAGTTCAATATGGTGATCATATTGATCAATTATTAAATAAACTAAATAAAAAATAA
- the truB gene encoding tRNA pseudouridine(55) synthase TruB → MDGIIPINKERKMTSHDVVAKIRRILHTKRVGHSGTLDPNVDGVLIVCVGKATKVSDYLMNSGKIYRGKITLGFSTITEDLDGEVIASKVLKIPFTDEELAKTFNSLTGEIIQIPPMYSAVKVNGRKLYEYARSGEEVERPQRMVSITEFHQIGKSEFDEKRGTQTIKFEVKCSKGTYVRTLAVDFGKKLGVPAVMSDLTRMSSGGFDLSHTITLNDLSEKVKNQDYSFLHPIETVFKNLITYNLSSDELEKVQNGAWLRLNMNDDQLLLKYNDRLQAVYKRDSETNLYRPEKMFLLED, encoded by the coding sequence ATGGACGGAATTATTCCAATTAATAAAGAACGTAAAATGACTAGTCATGATGTAGTTGCAAAAATTAGACGAATTTTGCATACTAAAAGAGTTGGACATAGTGGCACACTAGATCCCAATGTGGATGGTGTCCTAATTGTTTGTGTTGGTAAGGCAACCAAAGTATCAGATTACTTGATGAACTCAGGTAAAATTTATCGGGGCAAAATCACGCTGGGCTTTTCAACAATTACTGAAGATTTAGACGGTGAAGTTATTGCTTCAAAGGTACTTAAAATTCCTTTTACGGATGAAGAATTAGCAAAGACTTTTAATAGTTTGACAGGCGAAATCATTCAAATTCCCCCTATGTATTCGGCCGTTAAGGTTAATGGACGGAAGTTGTATGAGTATGCAAGATCTGGTGAAGAGGTAGAAAGACCGCAAAGAATGGTCTCAATAACTGAATTTCATCAAATTGGAAAAAGTGAATTTGATGAAAAACGTGGAACGCAAACTATTAAATTTGAAGTTAAGTGTAGCAAAGGGACTTATGTACGAACTTTGGCGGTTGACTTTGGTAAGAAATTAGGTGTTCCGGCTGTAATGTCAGATCTTACAAGAATGTCCAGCGGTGGATTTGATCTATCACATACTATCACATTGAATGACTTATCCGAAAAAGTTAAAAACCAAGATTACAGCTTTTTACATCCAATTGAAACAGTTTTTAAAAACCTTATAACATATAATCTATCGTCGGATGAATTAGAAAAAGTTCAAAACGGAGCTTGGCTCAGACTTAATATGAATGATGATCAATTGCTTTTAAAATATAATGATAGATTACAAGCCGTTTATAAACGAGACTCAGAAACAAATCTATATAGACCAGAAAAAATGTTTCTTTTAGAGGACTAA